A DNA window from Haloactinospora alba contains the following coding sequences:
- the thiD gene encoding bifunctional hydroxymethylpyrimidine kinase/phosphomethylpyrimidine kinase, which produces MRSYNILSVAGSDPSGGAGVQADLKTFSALGGYGMSVLTALTAQSTTGVTGVHEVPARFVGEQLDTLLSDVRVDAVKIGMLASAEIVGVVASAIDRYGLGNVVLDPVMVAKSGDRLLADSATEALRTELLPRADLLTPNLPEAADLLGSGEARDIDGMAEQAERLRAMGASRVLLKGGHLASGDGVADSGQAEARSVDVLVTAASEPEVFSARRVATRNTHGTGCTLSSAVAALRPQRGDFPTAVSEAKTYLTAALEQADTLEVGNGRGPLHHFFSWWGEPSRDGGHRS; this is translated from the coding sequence TTGCGTAGTTACAACATCCTGTCGGTCGCGGGAAGCGATCCGAGCGGCGGTGCCGGTGTCCAGGCGGACCTGAAGACGTTCTCCGCTCTCGGCGGGTACGGCATGAGCGTGCTGACGGCGCTCACGGCCCAGTCCACCACCGGTGTCACCGGGGTGCACGAGGTGCCCGCGCGTTTCGTCGGCGAGCAGCTCGACACCCTCCTCTCCGACGTCCGGGTGGACGCCGTCAAGATCGGGATGCTGGCCAGTGCCGAGATCGTGGGAGTGGTTGCCTCCGCGATCGACCGCTACGGGCTGGGAAACGTGGTGCTGGACCCGGTGATGGTCGCGAAGAGCGGTGACCGGCTACTGGCGGACTCCGCCACCGAGGCGCTGCGCACCGAGCTGCTGCCACGCGCCGACCTGCTGACCCCGAACCTGCCCGAGGCGGCTGATCTGCTCGGTTCCGGGGAGGCGCGCGACATCGACGGTATGGCGGAGCAGGCGGAGCGCCTCCGCGCGATGGGCGCGTCCCGCGTCCTGCTCAAGGGGGGGCACCTCGCCTCCGGAGACGGCGTGGCCGACTCCGGCCAGGCGGAGGCCCGCAGCGTGGACGTGCTGGTGACCGCGGCCTCCGAGCCCGAGGTGTTCTCGGCCCGCCGGGTCGCGACCCGCAACACGCACGGCACCGGCTGCACCCTCTCCTCGGCGGTCGCGGCGCTGCGACCGCAACGCGGGGACTTCCCGACGGCGGTCTCCGAAGCGAAGACGTACCTCACCGCGGCCCTGGAACAGGCCGACACGTTGGAGGTCGGCAACGGTCGCGGACCGTTGCACCATTTCTTCTCCTGGTGGGGAGAACCGTCCCGGGACGGCGGGCACCGTTCGTAA